In Pseudobacter ginsenosidimutans, the following are encoded in one genomic region:
- the def gene encoding peptide deformylase, whose product MILPIVAYGAPILRTVAKDINPDYPGLAKLIEDMWETMYASNGVGLAAPQINRDIRLFVVDSAQIFENMDSDDDDRKHPDAPGIKQVFINAHIKSLDGEEWAYNEGCLSIPKIREDVYRAAEVTLEYTDENFVPQTKTFNGITARVILHEYDHIEGKLFIDYLKPLKKRMLKGKLDDISKGKVRVDYKMTFPR is encoded by the coding sequence ATGATTCTTCCAATTGTTGCTTATGGCGCGCCCATTCTCAGGACTGTTGCAAAAGATATCAACCCTGATTACCCGGGCCTGGCGAAGCTGATAGAGGATATGTGGGAAACGATGTACGCATCCAATGGAGTAGGGCTGGCCGCTCCGCAGATCAACCGCGATATCCGTTTGTTTGTTGTTGACAGTGCACAGATCTTCGAGAACATGGATTCAGATGATGACGACAGGAAACATCCCGATGCACCCGGCATTAAGCAGGTGTTCATCAACGCACATATCAAATCCCTCGATGGAGAAGAATGGGCTTATAACGAAGGCTGCCTCAGCATCCCCAAGATCCGTGAAGATGTGTATCGTGCAGCTGAAGTAACACTGGAATATACAGACGAAAATTTCGTTCCTCAAACAAAGACCTTCAATGGTATCACCGCCCGCGTGATCCTGCACGAATATGATCATATCGAAGGAAAGCTCTTCATCGATTATCTGAAGCCACTGAAGAAGCGTATGTTGAAAGGCAAGCTCGACGATATTTCCAAAGGGAAAGTACGAGTTGATTATAAAATGACATTCCCCAGGTAA
- the ruvX gene encoding Holliday junction resolvase RuvX, whose translation MPRIIAIDYGGKRTGLAVTDPLQIVATGLTTIDTPQLFKYLKEYFSKEPVELILIGMPTNWDDSDTHATPLVRKAIERLHKEFPQIPVKTVDERYTSKMAKQAMLQMGMKKKERQNKALVDEIAATIMLQEYMQQNS comes from the coding sequence ATGCCTAGGATCATCGCAATAGATTATGGTGGAAAGCGTACAGGCCTTGCCGTTACTGATCCGCTGCAGATCGTGGCAACAGGACTTACCACTATCGATACACCTCAGTTATTCAAATATCTCAAGGAGTATTTCAGTAAGGAACCTGTGGAGCTGATCCTCATAGGAATGCCCACCAACTGGGATGATTCCGATACACATGCCACTCCGCTGGTGCGGAAAGCCATCGAGCGGCTGCACAAAGAATTCCCGCAGATCCCCGTCAAGACCGTTGATGAACGCTACACCAGCAAAATGGCCAAACAGGCCATGCTGCAGATGGGCATGAAAAAGAAGGAAAGGCAGAACAAAGCCCTGGTGGATGAGATCGCCGCTACCATCATGTTGCAGGAATACATGCAACAAAATAGCTGA
- a CDS encoding 4-hydroxybenzoate octaprenyltransferase translates to MTTVNKYLSLVKFSHTIFAMPFAMIGLVLGFDSRKYYHMAEPAPVWKLFILVVLCMVFARSAAMAFNRWLDAKFDKLNPRTAIREIPAGILKADSVLWFTIVCSVLFIICTKFINQICFNLSPIALLVVLGYSYTKRFTPLCHLILGLGLSLAPIGAYLAVTGEFALLPIFFSVAVVCWVSGFDIIYALQDEAFDKANKLHSIPAALGGAKALRVSELLHLVSTACVVAAGVYGHFHWLYWIGVVVFAGMLLYQHSVVKPNDLRRVNLAFMTANGIASVVFAVFVIADLIVNPTLHGH, encoded by the coding sequence ATGACAACCGTAAATAAGTATCTCTCGCTCGTAAAATTCTCGCATACGATATTTGCGATGCCCTTTGCTATGATCGGCCTGGTGCTGGGATTTGATTCCCGAAAATATTATCATATGGCTGAGCCTGCTCCCGTGTGGAAACTGTTCATCCTGGTTGTACTCTGCATGGTGTTTGCCCGCAGCGCGGCCATGGCCTTCAACCGCTGGCTGGATGCAAAATTCGATAAGCTCAATCCCAGAACAGCTATCCGTGAGATACCGGCGGGAATACTGAAAGCAGACAGTGTGCTTTGGTTCACCATTGTATGCAGCGTCCTGTTCATTATTTGCACCAAATTCATCAATCAGATCTGTTTCAATCTTTCTCCCATTGCACTTCTGGTGGTGCTGGGCTATAGTTATACCAAACGATTCACTCCGCTTTGTCATTTGATCCTCGGGCTCGGCCTCAGCCTGGCGCCCATCGGAGCTTACCTGGCAGTAACAGGTGAGTTCGCCCTGCTGCCCATCTTCTTCTCTGTGGCAGTGGTTTGCTGGGTAAGTGGTTTCGATATCATCTATGCTTTGCAGGATGAAGCATTCGACAAGGCCAATAAATTACATTCCATTCCTGCTGCGCTCGGTGGGGCCAAAGCGCTCCGCGTTTCGGAGCTGCTGCACCTGGTGAGCACTGCCTGCGTGGTGGCCGCCGGAGTGTATGGACATTTCCATTGGCTCTACTGGATCGGTGTGGTTGTATTTGCAGGCATGCTGCTGTATCAGCATTCCGTTGTAAAACCAAACGACCTTCGAAGGGTGAACCTGGCTTTCATGACGGCCAATGGCATTGCCAGTGTGGTGTTTGCGGTTTTCGTGATCGCTGATCTGATTGTTAATCCAACATTACACGGTCACTGA
- a CDS encoding RNA methyltransferase, producing MRKLEMDELNRLSVDEFKQSDKVPVVVVLDNIRSMHNVGSVFRTCDAFLLQAVYLCGYTPQPPHRDIHKTALGATETVAWKYFPSTLEAVEQLKQEGYGIWAIEQVENSVPLHRFKCNHQAPLAVVFGNEVTGVDASVVKACDGSIEIPQLGMKHSLNISVAAGIVLWELVRDREKLF from the coding sequence ATGCGTAAACTGGAAATGGATGAGCTCAACCGCCTCTCTGTGGATGAATTCAAACAGAGTGATAAAGTACCTGTAGTGGTGGTGCTTGATAATATCCGCAGTATGCACAATGTGGGCAGTGTGTTCCGTACCTGCGATGCTTTTCTGTTGCAGGCCGTGTATCTTTGTGGTTATACGCCGCAGCCCCCGCACCGCGATATCCATAAAACGGCGCTGGGAGCTACTGAAACCGTTGCCTGGAAATATTTCCCATCAACCCTGGAAGCTGTGGAGCAACTGAAGCAGGAAGGTTACGGTATCTGGGCTATCGAGCAGGTGGAGAACAGTGTGCCGCTGCATCGCTTCAAATGCAATCATCAGGCGCCGCTGGCTGTTGTATTCGGAAATGAGGTAACAGGAGTGGATGCCAGTGTGGTGAAGGCCTGCGATGGCAGTATCGAGATCCCGCAGCTGGGCATGAAACATTCACTCAATATTTCGGTGGCCGCAGGAATTGTACTCTGGGAACTGGTGCGTGACCGCGAAAAACTATTTTAG
- the mutS gene encoding DNA mismatch repair protein MutS, producing MAKAGTVSPMMQQHKAIKQKYPDAVLLFRVGDFYETFGGDAIVAAQVLGITLTKRNNGDAGSSELAGFPHHSLDTYLHKLVKAGHRVAICDQLEDPKLAKGIVKRGVTELVTPGIATNDKMLEHNSNNFLAGIHYSEDQSGIAFLDISTGEFFVAEGNQEYIDKLLQTLRPAEVIFQRSYQKMFKEQFGNRFYTYTMESWIFDEAYATESLLKHFQTHSLKGFGVDGMREGLIAAGAVLHYLKDTEHPNLQHITGVQRIDREDYLWMDRFTIRNLELTGGPELGNSLHKVLDNTVSPMGARLLKRWILLPLKDINRINERLNLVEYFIREVELRNKITHHIKQTGDVERLVSKIPTKKIGPREVLQLARGLQHIEELKALTANSENAYLVKLSNTLDACADIRERIHRTICDTPPAVAAKGGVISEGIHPELDQLRQIANGGKDYLNALQQKEADKTGISSLKIGFNNVFGYFLEVTHTHKDKVPADWIRKQTLTSAERYITPELKEYEEKIVGAEEKILGIEAALYDELLTALQPFLAAMQLNGSVLAVMDCLICFAGNALQYNYKKPQMHEGYSLSMKESRHPVIERNLPIGEPYIANDIDLDPETKQIIILTGPNMSGKSAILRQTALITLMAHMGSFVPADSAQIPLTDKIFTRVGASDNLSGGESTFMVEMNETASIINNITPRSLILLDEIGRGTSTYDGISIAWSIAEYLHQSDFRPRTLFATHYHELNELENKMPRIKNYHITNKEVGNKVIFLRKLAPGGTTHSFGIHVAKMAGMPPSLINRANEILHQLEEKHVDGNGPTVTATNDRVKNIATEKFQLSIFDAHSETFDDIRQMLNGIDINRLTPVEALLKLQEIKSKVN from the coding sequence ATGGCTAAAGCAGGTACCGTTTCCCCGATGATGCAACAGCATAAGGCAATCAAACAAAAATATCCTGATGCTGTATTGCTGTTCCGTGTAGGCGATTTCTACGAAACATTTGGCGGCGATGCCATCGTGGCCGCACAGGTGCTCGGCATCACGCTCACCAAAAGGAATAATGGCGATGCCGGTTCTTCAGAACTGGCGGGCTTCCCGCATCATTCACTGGATACCTACCTGCATAAACTCGTGAAGGCCGGACATCGCGTTGCCATCTGCGATCAGCTCGAAGATCCCAAACTGGCCAAAGGCATCGTGAAACGCGGCGTAACGGAACTGGTTACCCCCGGTATCGCCACCAACGACAAAATGCTGGAGCATAACAGCAATAATTTCCTGGCCGGCATCCACTATTCCGAAGACCAGAGTGGCATCGCCTTCCTCGATATCTCCACCGGAGAATTCTTTGTGGCCGAAGGCAACCAGGAATATATCGACAAACTACTGCAAACCCTCAGGCCCGCGGAAGTGATCTTTCAGCGCAGCTACCAGAAAATGTTCAAGGAGCAGTTCGGCAACCGCTTCTATACCTATACCATGGAGAGCTGGATCTTCGATGAAGCCTATGCCACTGAAAGCCTGCTCAAACATTTCCAGACGCATTCACTGAAAGGATTCGGCGTGGATGGGATGCGCGAAGGTCTGATCGCTGCCGGCGCTGTATTGCATTATCTCAAAGACACGGAACATCCGAATCTTCAGCATATCACAGGCGTGCAGCGGATAGACAGGGAGGATTATCTCTGGATGGACCGCTTTACCATCCGCAACCTGGAACTCACCGGCGGTCCTGAACTGGGCAACAGCCTGCACAAGGTGCTGGACAATACCGTCAGCCCCATGGGCGCGCGCCTGCTGAAAAGATGGATACTCCTGCCACTGAAAGATATCAACCGCATCAATGAACGACTCAACCTGGTGGAATACTTTATCCGCGAAGTGGAGCTGCGCAATAAGATCACACACCATATCAAACAAACAGGTGATGTGGAAAGACTGGTAAGTAAGATCCCCACCAAAAAGATCGGTCCCCGCGAAGTATTGCAACTGGCCAGAGGCCTGCAACATATCGAAGAGCTGAAAGCGCTTACTGCAAACAGTGAGAATGCCTACCTCGTGAAGCTCAGTAATACACTTGATGCCTGTGCAGACATCCGCGAACGCATCCACCGCACCATCTGCGATACCCCTCCCGCTGTAGCCGCCAAGGGCGGCGTGATCAGCGAAGGCATTCATCCAGAACTGGACCAGCTGCGCCAGATCGCCAATGGCGGAAAGGATTACCTCAATGCGCTGCAACAGAAAGAAGCGGATAAAACCGGCATCAGCTCACTCAAGATCGGTTTCAATAATGTATTCGGTTATTTCCTGGAGGTAACGCATACGCATAAAGACAAAGTGCCTGCCGACTGGATCCGCAAACAAACGCTGACCAGTGCAGAAAGATATATCACGCCCGAACTGAAAGAATATGAAGAAAAGATAGTAGGCGCTGAAGAAAAGATACTCGGCATCGAAGCAGCCCTGTACGATGAGCTGCTTACAGCCCTGCAACCTTTCCTCGCAGCGATGCAACTGAATGGCAGTGTACTGGCTGTAATGGATTGCCTTATCTGTTTTGCCGGCAATGCCCTTCAGTATAATTATAAGAAGCCGCAAATGCATGAGGGCTATTCACTCAGTATGAAGGAAAGCCGTCACCCCGTTATTGAAAGGAACCTGCCGATTGGCGAACCTTATATCGCCAACGATATCGATCTGGACCCTGAAACCAAACAGATCATCATCCTTACCGGCCCCAACATGAGTGGTAAGAGCGCCATCCTGCGGCAAACCGCACTCATCACCCTGATGGCGCATATGGGAAGTTTTGTTCCTGCCGACAGTGCACAGATCCCGCTGACCGATAAGATCTTCACACGGGTAGGCGCATCCGACAATCTCAGCGGAGGCGAATCAACCTTCATGGTGGAGATGAATGAAACTGCCAGCATCATCAATAATATCACACCCAGAAGTTTAATATTGCTGGATGAGATCGGAAGAGGCACGTCCACCTACGATGGTATCTCCATCGCCTGGAGTATTGCCGAGTATCTGCATCAGTCCGATTTCAGGCCACGCACTTTATTTGCCACACACTATCATGAGTTGAATGAGCTGGAAAATAAAATGCCACGAATAAAGAATTATCATATCACCAATAAAGAAGTAGGCAATAAAGTGATCTTCCTGCGCAAACTGGCGCCAGGCGGCACTACGCACAGCTTCGGTATCCATGTTGCGAAAATGGCTGGCATGCCCCCTTCCCTCATCAATCGCGCCAATGAAATATTGCACCAGCTGGAAGAAAAACATGTTGACGGAAATGGTCCCACAGTAACGGCCACGAATGACCGTGTAAAAAATATCGCCACGGAAAAATTTCAACTCTCCATTTTCGATGCACACAGCGAAACGTTTGATGATATACGTCAAATGCTCAATGGTATCGACATCAATAGATTAACTCCGGTTGAAGCATTACTTAAATTGCAGGAGATAAAATCAAAAGTGAATTGA
- a CDS encoding PA14 domain-containing protein has product MKSKLLLVFISGLMLYAVMPASAQTCARPTESQTAYYTAQNYWYAYFYRNTNFTDYHGRVRYGAAGSPNFNTNINSNNYNPGGGVSTFNCALNSDDFSVRAYMYRTQATAATYTFTVSTEGGVRLYIDGNLVIDEWYEQDYTSYDITYRLSAGTHTFVLEYYESADDARFAFTIANASCTNTPAAPTYGTNNRWNAYFYDGKNFETHRRSTTNAYGTTASPTFNTTFGGNEATLSGGTNNCNLLTETFSARLMLTQYFPAGYYLFTVGGDDGFRLSLDGGATWVIDRWVDQVYTIATQVVRITTAGNRNMVLEFYENHGDNQLSFDYGVTLPVSIIKFDGTQSNGDSRLSWQTTPESTEDRFVVERSTNGRNFDAVGEVKASAAVAAPNGNRQYQFTDRNAPVGSSWYRLKIIDRNGPEKYSSIVSINTKAQAITKIYPTLIDQTKQLFIQTDRSTANLEIVIRNISGQAVLVKKLGQMARGQIATLPLQDAPLSKGSYVVQVLTDGAILHKQMIIVP; this is encoded by the coding sequence ATGAAAAGTAAACTACTACTGGTTTTTATCAGTGGATTGATGCTGTATGCAGTAATGCCGGCATCTGCACAGACATGTGCCCGGCCAACTGAAAGTCAAACTGCTTATTATACCGCGCAGAACTATTGGTATGCCTACTTTTATCGCAATACCAATTTTACCGATTATCATGGCCGCGTAAGGTATGGAGCTGCCGGCTCACCCAATTTCAATACCAATATCAACAGCAACAATTATAATCCCGGAGGCGGCGTATCCACATTCAACTGTGCGCTCAATTCGGACGATTTCAGTGTTCGCGCCTACATGTACAGGACCCAGGCAACTGCTGCCACCTACACTTTTACTGTGTCAACAGAAGGCGGTGTTCGGTTATACATAGACGGTAACCTGGTAATAGATGAATGGTATGAACAGGATTACACAAGCTATGATATCACCTACAGGCTATCTGCTGGAACCCACACATTCGTTCTTGAATATTATGAGAGTGCAGATGATGCCAGATTTGCTTTCACTATCGCCAACGCATCCTGTACCAATACACCAGCCGCACCAACCTACGGAACAAACAACAGGTGGAATGCTTATTTCTATGACGGAAAGAATTTTGAAACGCATAGAAGATCAACCACCAATGCCTACGGAACAACGGCATCTCCCACGTTCAATACCACATTCGGAGGTAATGAAGCAACCCTGTCCGGAGGCACCAATAACTGCAATTTGCTTACGGAAACCTTCAGTGCAAGGCTCATGCTAACACAATATTTTCCGGCAGGCTATTACCTCTTTACTGTGGGCGGAGATGATGGTTTTCGGTTAAGCCTCGACGGTGGAGCCACCTGGGTGATCGACCGCTGGGTAGACCAGGTCTATACCATTGCCACGCAGGTAGTGCGAATAACCACTGCCGGTAACAGAAACATGGTGCTGGAATTTTACGAGAACCATGGCGACAACCAGCTCTCTTTCGATTATGGAGTGACGCTTCCTGTATCAATTATAAAATTTGATGGCACACAAAGCAACGGCGACTCAAGGCTTAGTTGGCAGACGACGCCGGAAAGTACCGAAGACCGTTTTGTGGTAGAGAGAAGCACCAATGGAAGGAATTTCGATGCTGTGGGTGAGGTGAAAGCCAGTGCGGCAGTGGCAGCTCCCAATGGTAACCGCCAATATCAGTTCACAGATCGGAATGCCCCCGTTGGTTCATCATGGTATCGTTTGAAGATCATCGACAGGAACGGGCCGGAAAAATATTCAAGCATTGTAAGCATCAACACCAAAGCACAGGCTATTACAAAAATTTACCCTACACTCATAGACCAAACCAAACAACTGTTTATTCAAACAGACAGAAGCACCGCTAACCTGGAAATTGTTATCAGGAATATTTCCGGGCAGGCGGTGCTTGTAAAAAAGCTGGGTCAGATGGCCCGTGGACAGATAGCAACCCTGCCGCTACAAGACGCTCCCTTGTCTAAGGGATCGTATGTGGTACAAGTGCTCACTGACGGTGCAATCCTGCACAAACAGATGATCATTGTACCATAA
- a CDS encoding gluconokinase — protein sequence MRFFIGIDIGTTHTKAIALQSDGFVAATSVAGYEPLTNVPGQHELYPDQLLGAVLATLRDLMRRTRELRLGQPEGIAFSSAMHSIIAVDDAGRPLTNCITWADLRSLPQAEKIRSSGLANEIYRRTGTPVHPMSPLCKLIWLREERPGIFNQAAKFVGIKEYVIHKLTGSYFIDQSIASATGLLDIQTRDWYAPALELAGVEENRLSNIVSTTYIIEGRKNELTRLTGVDAKVPLVIGASDGCLANIGSNALETGDCNITIGTSGAVRMLTDQPATDKYSRVFNYILDETHYVCGGPLNNGGALVEWYADHFLQKDIRLSGVMEALIAQAATVPAGAEGLLFLPYVRGERAPVWDAGARGAFVGLDHRHTQAHAIRAVIEGINYAVQDIAKAVKETIGAPKNIFVSGGFLKSPQWVQWLADLLGQRLVITAAADASAMGAAIMGWKAAGLFPDLSAARQFFQPLQTYEPDAQNHQTLQAYYEVYNGLYKQLQYSFEKLGRLRDPS from the coding sequence ATGCGATTTTTTATAGGAATTGATATCGGCACAACCCATACCAAAGCCATCGCCCTGCAAAGCGATGGCTTTGTTGCAGCAACATCTGTTGCGGGTTATGAACCGTTGACTAATGTTCCGGGACAACATGAACTTTATCCTGACCAGTTATTGGGTGCAGTGCTGGCAACTTTGAGAGACCTCATGAGGCGTACAAGAGAACTGCGATTGGGGCAACCTGAAGGCATCGCATTCTCCAGCGCCATGCACAGTATTATAGCGGTGGATGATGCCGGAAGGCCGCTCACCAACTGCATCACCTGGGCAGATCTGCGCAGCCTTCCTCAGGCGGAGAAAATCAGATCATCAGGTTTAGCCAATGAGATCTATCGTCGTACAGGTACGCCTGTTCATCCTATGTCGCCACTCTGCAAACTGATCTGGCTTCGCGAAGAAAGGCCCGGGATTTTCAATCAGGCTGCGAAGTTCGTCGGCATCAAGGAATATGTGATACATAAGCTGACAGGTTCATATTTTATCGATCAAAGTATTGCCTCGGCAACGGGCCTGCTCGATATTCAGACAAGGGATTGGTATGCTCCGGCATTGGAGCTGGCCGGGGTGGAGGAAAATCGGTTGTCCAACATAGTTAGTACCACGTATATCATTGAAGGCAGAAAGAATGAACTCACCAGACTCACAGGTGTTGATGCAAAAGTACCGCTGGTGATCGGCGCCAGCGATGGATGCCTCGCCAATATCGGCAGCAATGCGCTGGAGACGGGTGATTGCAATATCACTATCGGAACATCCGGCGCTGTGCGAATGCTGACCGATCAACCGGCCACAGATAAGTACTCGCGCGTATTCAATTATATCCTGGATGAAACGCATTATGTATGCGGGGGACCTCTCAATAATGGAGGCGCATTGGTGGAGTGGTATGCGGATCATTTCCTGCAAAAAGATATCCGCTTATCAGGCGTGATGGAAGCGCTGATTGCGCAGGCAGCAACTGTGCCGGCAGGAGCGGAGGGCTTGTTGTTCCTTCCTTATGTACGCGGAGAAAGAGCACCGGTCTGGGATGCAGGAGCAAGAGGCGCCTTTGTGGGACTTGATCACCGGCATACACAGGCACACGCTATCAGGGCGGTGATCGAAGGCATCAATTATGCAGTGCAGGATATTGCAAAGGCTGTGAAAGAAACAATCGGTGCACCGAAAAATATTTTCGTGAGTGGCGGATTTCTCAAATCACCTCAATGGGTGCAATGGCTGGCAGATCTGTTGGGACAACGGTTGGTGATCACCGCTGCCGCCGATGCCAGCGCCATGGGGGCTGCCATTATGGGTTGGAAAGCGGCGGGACTCTTTCCCGATCTGTCAGCAGCGCGGCAATTTTTTCAGCCGCTGCAAACCTATGAGCCTGATGCGCAAAATCATCAAACACTTCAGGCTTATTACGAAGTCTATAATGGATTATATAAACAGTTGCAATACAGCTTTGAAAAACTGGGCCGGCTCCGCGATCCTTCTTAA
- a CDS encoding alpha-amylase family glycosyl hydrolase, whose translation MTSTIYKLLAGAAVIISLLPACVSGPEKDKKTEEETVAAVDTLTIPPPPSWIKQSNVYEVNLRQYTKEGTFAAFAQSLPRLKAMGVEILWFMPVTPIGITDRKGTLGSYYAVADYKAVNPEFGTITDFKKLVSDAHAQGFKVIIDWVANHTSADHPWLKSHPDFYNRDSTGKALSAFDWTDTRDLNYDNRELRDSMIESMRYWVREADIDGFRCDVASEVPTDFWKQCIARLQKDKSLFMLAEGEKGNLHEAGFAATYGWDLFQHMKKVAAGQTNALSLDSVMAREDSMFSTNDARLYFTSNHDENSWNKSDFGTFPGLKHGAFAVLTQTMRGSLPLIYGGQEEPVLRALPFFKKDNMNMKQFKRAAFYKTLLELRKRNAALATDAGFRKVSVGDDKALYAYLREKDGKKVLVILNLSAKEQTITIKDEALTGEPMNLFLGTKEPFKPGHSFNIEPWAYIVCEY comes from the coding sequence ATGACATCTACTATTTACAAATTGCTGGCAGGAGCTGCTGTTATCATCAGCCTTCTGCCAGCTTGCGTTTCCGGACCTGAGAAAGATAAAAAGACTGAAGAAGAAACTGTTGCTGCAGTAGATACCCTCACTATTCCTCCGCCACCTTCCTGGATCAAACAGTCCAATGTATACGAAGTAAACCTTCGTCAATATACCAAAGAAGGAACATTCGCCGCCTTTGCACAATCACTTCCAAGACTGAAAGCGATGGGCGTTGAGATCCTCTGGTTCATGCCTGTTACACCTATCGGCATTACTGATCGTAAAGGTACACTCGGCAGTTACTATGCAGTGGCCGATTATAAAGCAGTGAACCCGGAATTCGGCACCATTACGGATTTCAAAAAGCTGGTGAGTGATGCACATGCTCAGGGATTCAAAGTGATCATCGACTGGGTAGCCAATCATACCAGTGCAGACCATCCATGGCTTAAATCACATCCTGATTTCTACAATCGCGACAGTACCGGCAAAGCCCTCTCGGCCTTCGACTGGACGGACACACGCGATCTCAATTACGATAACAGGGAGCTCCGCGACAGTATGATCGAAAGCATGCGCTATTGGGTGCGGGAAGCAGATATCGATGGTTTCCGCTGTGATGTGGCTTCAGAAGTACCTACGGATTTCTGGAAACAATGCATCGCCAGGTTACAGAAAGATAAAAGTCTTTTCATGCTGGCCGAAGGGGAAAAAGGTAATCTGCATGAAGCCGGCTTTGCCGCTACCTATGGATGGGATCTGTTCCAGCATATGAAGAAAGTGGCAGCCGGACAAACCAACGCATTATCGCTGGATTCTGTAATGGCGAGGGAAGACAGTATGTTTTCTACCAATGATGCCCGACTCTACTTCACCAGCAACCACGATGAGAACAGTTGGAACAAGAGTGATTTCGGTACATTCCCCGGACTGAAACACGGCGCATTTGCCGTTCTCACACAAACCATGCGTGGCAGTCTTCCGCTGATCTATGGTGGTCAGGAAGAGCCTGTGCTCCGCGCACTGCCTTTCTTTAAGAAAGACAATATGAACATGAAGCAATTCAAACGTGCTGCTTTCTATAAAACATTGCTGGAGCTTCGCAAACGCAATGCTGCGCTGGCAACAGATGCGGGCTTCCGAAAGGTTTCTGTGGGCGATGATAAAGCGCTCTACGCTTACCTGCGCGAGAAAGATGGAAAGAAAGTACTGGTGATACTGAACCTCTCCGCCAAAGAACAAACGATCACAATCAAAGATGAAGCTTTGACCGGCGAACCGATGAATCTCTTCCTCGGTACAAAAGAACCTTTCAAACCCGGGCATAGCTTCAATATCGAACCCTGGGCTTATATCGTTTGTGAATATTGA
- a CDS encoding cysteine desulfurase family protein, whose amino-acid sequence MNQRIYFDNAATTPLDATVLEAMMPYLTEKFGNPSSIYSYGRESRLAIENARKSVAKILNAHPAEIFFTSGGTESSNTAICAAVRDLGCKHIITSPVEHHATLHTVENLYHRGEAALSYVKMLPDGHIDMEDLEQLLASCEEKSVVTLMHANNEIGNMMDIHAVGELCKKYNAIFHSDTVQTVGHFPFDLRNTPVHFITGAGHKFHGPKGVGILYINENVKIKPFIQGGGQERNMRAGTENLYGVVGFAKALEMATENYEKDSAHIRELKSYMMEELKKHIKGVSFNGDPLGRSLYTVVSASFPKTEKSEMILFNLDINNICASGGSACTSGADAGSHVIRAINNNPNQVTVRFSFSKQNTKEEIDMVVSKLKEMI is encoded by the coding sequence ATGAATCAACGTATTTATTTCGATAATGCGGCAACCACACCCCTGGATGCCACTGTGCTGGAAGCAATGATGCCTTATCTGACCGAGAAATTCGGTAATCCGTCTTCTATTTATTCATATGGAAGGGAGAGCAGGCTCGCTATCGAGAATGCCCGTAAATCCGTGGCGAAAATCCTCAACGCGCATCCCGCAGAGATCTTCTTCACTTCAGGTGGAACAGAAAGCTCCAATACCGCTATCTGCGCCGCTGTGCGCGATCTCGGATGCAAACATATCATTACATCCCCTGTTGAGCACCATGCCACTTTGCATACAGTGGAAAACCTGTACCATCGCGGTGAAGCGGCCCTCAGCTATGTGAAGATGCTGCCGGACGGACATATCGATATGGAAGACCTGGAGCAACTGCTCGCTTCCTGCGAAGAAAAATCCGTTGTTACCCTCATGCACGCCAATAACGAGATCGGCAATATGATGGATATCCATGCTGTTGGCGAGCTCTGCAAAAAATACAATGCCATCTTCCATTCCGATACTGTTCAGACCGTTGGGCATTTCCCCTTCGATCTGCGCAATACGCCTGTACATTTTATCACAGGAGCAGGTCATAAGTTCCACGGACCCAAAGGTGTAGGCATTCTCTACATCAATGAGAACGTGAAGATCAAGCCCTTTATCCAGGGCGGTGGCCAGGAACGCAATATGCGCGCCGGTACCGAGAACCTTTATGGTGTGGTTGGCTTTGCCAAAGCGCTGGAAATGGCGACTGAGAATTATGAGAAAGACAGCGCCCATATCAGGGAACTGAAATCATACATGATGGAAGAGCTGAAAAAACACATCAAGGGTGTTAGTTTCAATGGCGATCCGCTCGGCAGAAGCCTCTACACTGTAGTGAGCGCTTCCTTCCCTAAAACGGAGAAGTCCGAGATGATCCTCTTCAACCTCGACATCAACAATATCTGCGCCAGTGGCGGCAGCGCCTGCACCAGCGGGGCCGATGCCGGTTCACACGTTATCCGCGCTATCAACAACAATCCCAACCAGGTGACCGTTCGCTTCTCTTTCAGCAAACAGAACACGAAGGAAGAGATCGATATGGTTGTATCGAAATTGAAGGAGATGATCTAA